In Streptomyces sp. NBC_00344, the genomic window GGCTGGACCCGGCGGTCGTCGAGGGGGCCAATGCGGCCTTCCGCAAGGACCGGCTCGCATTCTTCGCGGACGGGGCCGAGGCGTTCTTCGCCCTTCAGCGTCCCGGTATCGAGCTCTCCGCTGCGTATGTGCAGTACATGGTCGACCGGTGCGCCGGCGCCACCGCACGCGCGGCCACCGCCATGGGAGACCTCCTGACCGGCCTGAACCTCGTCCCCGAGATGGCGAAGATCGATGTGCCCGCCCTGGTCGTGCACGGCACACACGATGTATCGGCCCCCATCGAGCTCACGGGCCGGCGGTCGGCAGCGGCGCTGCCGGGCAGCGTGTTCCATGTGTACGAGGACGGAGGCCATGGGCTCTTCGCCACCCACGCGGATCGGCTCACCGGCGATCTGCGGGACTTCATGAGCCGCTGACGGCTCTCGGCACACAGCAGGGCGGCCCCGGAACCGATGTACCGGTTCCGGGGCCGCCCTTCTCTGCGTACAGCCGCTCAGGCCGCCCGACGCGTGGGCGTCAGGCCTCCTTCGACATGTTCGGGCCCGCTCCGCCCGCTGCCTGCTCGATCGGCGGAACGTCGGGCAGTGCCGACTTCTCCTCACCGCGGAAGGTGAACGCCTTGGCGTCCCCCTCGCCCTCGGTACCGACGACCACGATGTGACCGGGGCGCAGCTCACCGAAGAGGATCTTCTCGGAGAGGATGTCCTCGATCTCGCGCTGGATCGTCCGGCGCAGCGGCCGGGCGCCCATCACGGGGTCGTAACCCTTCTTGGCGAGCAGCGACTTGGCCTCCGAGCTCAGCTCGATGCCCATGTCGCGGTCCTTCAGCCGCTCGTCCACCTTGTTGAGCATGAGGTCGACGATCTGGATGATGTCTTCCTCGGTCAGCTGGTGGAAGACCACCGTGTCATCGACACGGTTCAGGAACTCGGGGCGGAAGTGCTGCTTCAGCTCCTCATTGACCTTGGCCTTCATCCGCTCATAACCGGTCTTGACGTCGCCCACCGCCGCGAAGCCCAGGTTGAAGCCCTTGGAGATGTCCCGGGTCCCGAGGTTGGTCGTCATGATGATGACCGTGTTCTTGAAGTCCACGACCCGGCCCTGGGAGTCGGTCAGCCGACCGTCTTCCAGAATCTGGAGCAGGGAATTGAAGATATCCGGGTGGGCCTTCTCGACCTCGTCGAAGAGAACGACGGAGAACGGCTTCCTGCGCACCTTCTCGGTGAGCTGGCCGCCCTCTTCGTAACCCACGTAGCCGGGGGGAGAACCGAAGAGGCGGGAAACCGTGTGCTTCTCACTGAACTCCGAC contains:
- a CDS encoding alpha/beta fold hydrolase — protein: MPYFATPTDGTRLHYIDYGDPGTTAERTIVFVNSSYFGTEMWEYQMLPLAADGFRCVGLDRRGHGRSDDVWDGFDLDTLADDVAALLDHLDLTGVTLVGHSLGSAEIVRMLTRHGSGRVARIALVAGMAPGPARSADHADGLDPAVVEGANAAFRKDRLAFFADGAEAFFALQRPGIELSAAYVQYMVDRCAGATARAATAMGDLLTGLNLVPEMAKIDVPALVVHGTHDVSAPIELTGRRSAAALPGSVFHVYEDGGHGLFATHADRLTGDLRDFMSR